GCCTCGTGCTCTCGACGTGTGCGACCTTTTACAACCTGATGCTGTGGCATCTTGCCCGCACCAACGCCTTTATGCCGGAGGTCGAGCCGTCGACGATTGCGGCGACCGTCCGCGGCTACAAGACCGGGTGGATCGTGTACGTGGCCGCGACCCTCGTTGGGCTCGTGCTGCCGGTGGTGAGCTTTGCGCTCTACCTTGCGGTGGTCGTGTACTTCTTTGTGCCGCGCGGCGCCGATTCGGACGTTACTTTGAGCGCTCGCCGCTGGTAGGCTGCCAGCCAGGTGGCACTTTGGGGTGCGAAGATGCCACCATGGAAGAGTATCTGATCGGGGCGGGAGCGCTGCTCACAGCCGGACCGAGTGCCACGATTCGCGGCGCCACCCTGCACGCGCAGCCTGGTTTCGAGCTGGCGGGACAGGTCTCTGCCGCCGTCGTCGATCTCGAATCGACCGGCCCGGCGGAGCTGTCGCGCCTGCTGATCGTCGCCGCCGGCTGGAGCGGGGCGCGCTTCCATCGCGAGGTCGTCGGCGAACTCCTTGCCCAGCGGGAGTGCGGGCTGAACGACGTCATCGAAACCCTGGCCGCCGCCGTCCGAACCGATGAGATCCACCTCTTCGCGCGCTGGCGGCCCGACGCCGCGATGAGCGATGCCTTACAAAGGAAGGGCATTCGCCTGATCGCCCATCCGCTCGAAGCCCTCGGGCAAGCCTCGCTGGTTTCCGGCCAGCGAATCGAGCGCTGGCGCCCCGGCCGAGCCGCGTAACGCTGGGCCCGTCGGCGGGGCATTCAGGCGCCTCCAAGGGTGAGAACGCACGATGCAGCGTAGAAATGTTGATTATGCCGAATGCCCGCGTTGCGGTCATCGACGACGATCGTATGGTCCGGGAGATGCTCGAACTTGGCCTCTCTCGCGAAGGCTACGAGGTTCGGACCGCCACCGACGGCCTGTCCGCGCTCGAGCTCGTAAAGGTCTTCGACCCCGAACTGATCGTCCTCGACATCATGATGCCGAAGATCGACGGCGTTACGCTGCTGCCCCGCCTGCGCGAAATTACTCAGGCGCCGATCGTAATGCTCACCGCCAAGGGGGGCACCGAGGATAAGGTTCGCTCGCTCAGTTCCGGCGCCGACGACTACCTCGTCAAACCGTTCGTCTTCGAGGAACTGATCGCGCGGCTGCAGGCCAAGCTGCGCCGGCCGCAGCTGATCGAGGAGAACGTCCTGCGCTGGCACGACATCTCGATCAACCCCGGCACGCGCGAAGCCTGGCGCGGCAAGGAAGCGCTTGAGTTCACGCAGCGCGAGTTCGACCTGCTCGAGGTGTTTCTGCGCGAGCCGCGGCGGGTCTTTAGTAAGGATCATCTGCTCGAGATCGTCTGGGGCCACGACTTCGAAGGTGGCCC
This genomic stretch from Candidatus Cybelea sp. harbors:
- a CDS encoding response regulator transcription factor; this encodes MPNARVAVIDDDRMVREMLELGLSREGYEVRTATDGLSALELVKVFDPELIVLDIMMPKIDGVTLLPRLREITQAPIVMLTAKGGTEDKVRSLSSGADDYLVKPFVFEELIARLQAKLRRPQLIEENVLRWHDISINPGTREAWRGKEALEFTQREFDLLEVFLREPRRVFSKDHLLEIVWGHDFEGGPNIVETYISYLRAKIDRPGEPHSFIRTVRGVGYGLSQ